The stretch of DNA CCAGGATGCGGTCTGTGACCGGTAGGATGTGCGAGGTTTCACCCGGAGAGGCAGCTCTGCCCGGGGGTCCGGACTTTGTCTGCTTAACGGGCGGTATCAGGGTGAGTAAGTCATCGGGAATATAGGCACATTCCTGAAGTTCCCCGCCCCGTCGGAGAAAATCGCGCCCGATCAGGGCGCGGTACCACAGGATTTCAGCCGGGGAGATCGGGTCAAGAAATGGTTTTTCACGGTCACGCCTGCCAGGTCCAACCTCGCGCAGGGGACCAAATTCCTGGTTGAAGCGCGCCCAGGGCAGCCAACCACCTTCTGCGACCAGGGTATTCAACGCTCGGCGGGCATTCCCTGGCAGAGATTCGATGATCTCAATCACCAGGGTCGGGTCCAGCATGGCACGGATCAACGGTGACAGGGCAAGGCGGATGTCACGCACTGTCAGTTCCACGCCCCATAATTCAGCGACGATCTCAAGAAAACCGAGGTCCTGTGTGCCCAGGCGATGTTTTAAATCCGGCATGGTATTTAGAGTATACATCAATTTAATTACTGCGTTGATGGGAAGAAGGTCGGTGAACGGTGAACTCTGAAAGGAGACAGAGGACGGACGAAAACGTTGTGTTCATCACCCCCGCTTTGGAGACCCCGCGCGTTTGATTGGGTTTTTCTCGTTATTCTGCTGTCTTCCCCCCGTGATACAATAAACGCCATGCAAACGAACACACTGTCCAACAAGCCGATCGGCATTTTCGATTCCGGGGTCGGAGGGCTGTCAATCCTGCGCGCTATGCGGAAATTTCTGCCTGCAGAGCACATCCTTTACACGGCTGACCAGGCGCATATCCCTTACGGCCCTCGCCAAAGGGAGGACATCCGGGACTTTGCCTTTGGCATCACGGAGTTTTTGTTGGATCGCGGTGCTAAGCTGATCGTAGTGGCTTGCAACACCGCCTCCGCAGTGGCGCTGCATGATCTGCGTGCGCGTTACCCTGAAATCCCCTTTGTGGGTATGGAACCGGCGGTCAAGCCTGCTGCCGCACAGAGTCAAACCGGGCGAGTGGGCGTGCTGGCTACTCCCACAACCTTTGCCGGTGAGATGTACCATGCCCTGGTGAACCGCTTCGCACAGGGCATTCAGATCTATCAAAATACCTGTCCCGGCCTGGTTGAGCAAATTGAACGGGGCGAGCTGGAGGCTCCTGCCACCCGCGCCATTTTGGAAGCAGCGCTGCAACCCATGCTGGCAGAAAATGTTGATACGATCGTGCTGGGCTGCACGCACTACCCTTTTGTGATTCCCCTGATCCAGGACATCACCGGTCCGGATGTGCACACCATTGATCCCGCACCAGCCATCGCCCGGCAAACTCAGCGTTTGCTAGACGAACATGGCTGGCTCAACACTTCACAAGCGCCAGGCAGGTTGCAATTCTTCACCAGCGGGGAATCCGCCAGCCTGGAGGCGCTGCTATTACCCCTTCTGGGCGAAACCGGGATTGTGACACCCGTGGTGTGGGAAAATTCAACGCTGAAGGCTGTCCATCGGTCTTAATCTTCACGGATAATGGCTGACCCTGTAGACCCATCCTGCCAGATTTTCAGGAGCGAGGGTCGCCACCTCGGTCTGACGGCGAGCTGGGTCAAATTAGCCGCGTACCATCGGTTGAGGAAAGTGGCACCCCTGTCAACATCGTGGATATTGCGCGATATCGGGCAGCTATCGATTAATAAAGAGGGGGAAGATATAGCTGAATACAGGCGGAGGCGGCAGCCGTTCGCCAAAATAGATCACCATTGCAAAGTCCTGATCCAGGTCGCCGCCAAAATTAGGAACACCGTCAGCGCTGATATTCGCCGCTGTGACTGTCAGGGTGTAGGTACCGGCTGGCAGGGAGCCCAGGAAGATGCCCTCGGTGTTGTTTTTGTCATCCGGCGTCCCGCCGGGGATGGAAAGGCCATCATCACCAAAGTTGTTGCCATAGTAGGTCTGCCCATCAATCTCGATAGACAAATCCAGATCATTAACCCATGCCGGGGTCGTGCCGCCCAAACCGTGCCCGGGGGCATCGCACCATGCCAGCATCGCGCGTAAAATATCCGCGGGCTTCTTGAGGGTAATCTCCACCGTCCAGGTCTGCCCGCTTTCCGTAAAGACATACTCCTGGTCAAAATATAGCACCTCGTCCGGGGGGTTGAGGACCGCAGCGAGGTTCAGACGCCCCCAGCCCTGTTTGGAGTCAAAGGGGTGACCCAGCACCCTGCCGTTTGCGTCAAGATGTCCTGCCAGGTCATAGGCTACAGGCAGGAATGCAGCTTTAACCAGTGCAGGGCTGGGATCGGAACCGAACTGCTCCCGATACTTCTCAAAAAACAGTGCTGCAGCACCGCTGACGTGGGGGGCGGACATACTGGTACCACATATCATGCCATATCCGGAGCTTAACACGCTCGAATCCACGTAGCAGCCCGGGGCGACCATCAGGGGCAGGTTGCGTCCATCCAGGGCTGGCCCGTAGGCACTGTTTATCGACAGGTTATTGATCTCCAGGTTCTGGCTTCCGGTTGAGTACTGCATCTGCGTAGACCCCACGCTGAAGACGTTCTTGGCTTCATCCGGTGTTCCTTGTGAAGAGGTGCCGCCGTTTCCATTCATGATCGAAAGCACGTAGGTCAGGGGCTGGTTGCCCGGCTGTTCTGGGTCAGCATCGCGCACACCGACATCGACCAGGCGTGTGTCCGCATCGTAGCCCACAGGCCTGCTTCCAGGTCCCCAACTATTATTGGAGATCACCGCGTCATTACGATAGGACTGTGTCATCAGGGTTAACATGCCGCCCGGAGCGTAGTAAGTGGGCGCATACAATTGTTCCACCAGCATAGCACCAGGCGCCATCCCCAAGCCGCGCAGAAAACCGTTGCTGTCCATCACCGCAGAGGAACCATCCCCGGCCATAATACCGGCAGTGTGGGTGCCGTGATGACTGGCAGCATCATCCCCACAGGTAAAGCCACTGCAGGGCAGCACACGGCTGACCAGGTCCGGATGCTCCTGGTCAACGCCGCTGTCCACGTTGGCCATCACCACGCCCGCACCGGAAAGCCCCACCCGCCCTAACCATGACAGGTAGCCAGGATAAGCACGGTTATTGCTGAAGACATTGCCGGCATTGACCTGGTTGCTCATCTCGCCGCGGTCGCCGCCATCGGTAGACACGGGTTGCAGGGTGTACACACCCGGCAGCGCTGCAACTGCGGGCAGTTGGGTCCCGGGCAGGATTACGGTGACCAGGTCAAAAACCGGGTCCAGGCCCGATTGTGCCTCTATCTGCGTCCCGCCCAGGGCTGCGATTGCCTGCAAAGTCTCTTCCAGCCCGGCTGCGGGGTGGATCAGAATACGCACCCGCACGTGTTCATCCGTTTGGGTGCGGTACATGGGCAACAATGCATACGCTGGCAAGTAGTCACCTGTCCAGCGGAGGAAGTCTTGTTGGGTTTGCGCATCCAGCGCATCCGCCGTCCCCCACACCACATAGGTAAAGGGGTGAATGTACTGTACGATCTCCAGCCCAGACGCCTCAAGCTCCAACAGCCAACGACTCTTGGTCGGTCCATAGAATTGCATCAGGTGCAGACGGGGTTTACCTGGGTCGGCAAGGACGCTCAACTCCGGGCTAACGCGCGGCGGTGAGAGCAGGGGGTCAAAGGTCTCCCCGCCCAGGGTGAGCGCGTAGGGATTGGGGTAAACCTGAAACGCGTCAGCGTCGGACTCGAGCGCAACCAGTTCAGCGGGGGAGACCAGCGCCCAGGTGAAGGCGCCGTAATCGATCACCAGCTCGTCCGCAATTCCAGAGCGCGCCCAGAGTTCCTGTCCAGCAACTGGAACCCGCACTGCCACCAGGGACGCCTGGGCTTCAGCGCTCGGGACCAGGGGAGCCAGTAAGAGAATTAACAAAGCTGAAAGAAAGCTCAGGATGAACCTGCGAGTCATGAAATCTCCAAGCTTATTCGGTCATCACTGCTTAATCATACATGGATAAGAAAAATGTGACAACAGGGGCAGGTAACGAGTAGAGCTTAGAACGGAATGCAACTCCAGTACACGGGGTCGCCACCCACCTTTCACTGCGCTGAGATTGCGCTTCCAAACACGTTTCCGTGTATCTAAAATATTCAATAATTTAACTTTTCTTCAAGCTCAGCCCACTCTCCCAGCAGCGCGTCCACTTGCTGTTGAACATTCACGTAATGTTCGCCCAAAAGGTGGACTTCGGTCGGGTCAGCGGGTGGTGTTTCCAGGGACTTAGCCAGTCGGGATTGCTCGTGCTCCAGGGCATGAAGCTGTGCCTCAATTTCTGCAATCCGGGCATGGATCTGCTTGCGGGCAAATTTTGACAGCGGCTTGACCCGAGCCTGACCCTCTACCGCCGTTGTGGATGCAGAGCTGGCTTTGGGCACTCCGTCCTGGCTTGGAAGCGTTCCTGCTTCCTGCAGTTTGAGCTTATGCGCCTTAAATTGCGTATAAGAACCCTGAAACACCTGCAGGGTTTGCCCCTGGGGTTCAACCTCCCAGATCTGCGAAGCCAGCGAGTCAATCAGGTAGCGGTCATGGGAAACCAGCATGATCGTTCCAGAAAAGTCTGACAGCACCGATTCAAGTACCTCCTGGGTGGGCAAATCCAGGTGGTTGGTGGGCTCATCCAGCAGCAGCAGATTCGCATCCGAAAGTGAAAGCTTGGCCAGTGCCAGCCGACCGCGTTCCCCGCCGGAAAGGGTCTCAACTTTGCGAAAGACGTCGTCGCCGGTAAACAGGAAGCGAGCCAGGTAATTGCGCACCTCGGCTGGAAGAAGATTCGGCGTCAGCGCTTCGATTTCCTGCATGAGGGTTCTGTTGGGGTCCAATTCTTCGTGCGCCTGGGCAAAATAACCAATCACCAGGCTGGCGCCGAGCTGAACCTTGCCAGAGTAGGGCGG from Brevefilum fermentans encodes:
- the murI gene encoding glutamate racemase — encoded protein: MQTNTLSNKPIGIFDSGVGGLSILRAMRKFLPAEHILYTADQAHIPYGPRQREDIRDFAFGITEFLLDRGAKLIVVACNTASAVALHDLRARYPEIPFVGMEPAVKPAAAQSQTGRVGVLATPTTFAGEMYHALVNRFAQGIQIYQNTCPGLVEQIERGELEAPATRAILEAALQPMLAENVDTIVLGCTHYPFVIPLIQDITGPDVHTIDPAPAIARQTQRLLDEHGWLNTSQAPGRLQFFTSGESASLEALLLPLLGETGIVTPVVWENSTLKAVHRS
- a CDS encoding S8 family serine peptidase, which translates into the protein MTRRFILSFLSALLILLLAPLVPSAEAQASLVAVRVPVAGQELWARSGIADELVIDYGAFTWALVSPAELVALESDADAFQVYPNPYALTLGGETFDPLLSPPRVSPELSVLADPGKPRLHLMQFYGPTKSRWLLELEASGLEIVQYIHPFTYVVWGTADALDAQTQQDFLRWTGDYLPAYALLPMYRTQTDEHVRVRILIHPAAGLEETLQAIAALGGTQIEAQSGLDPVFDLVTVILPGTQLPAVAALPGVYTLQPVSTDGGDRGEMSNQVNAGNVFSNNRAYPGYLSWLGRVGLSGAGVVMANVDSGVDQEHPDLVSRVLPCSGFTCGDDAASHHGTHTAGIMAGDGSSAVMDSNGFLRGLGMAPGAMLVEQLYAPTYYAPGGMLTLMTQSYRNDAVISNNSWGPGSRPVGYDADTRLVDVGVRDADPEQPGNQPLTYVLSIMNGNGGTSSQGTPDEAKNVFSVGSTQMQYSTGSQNLEINNLSINSAYGPALDGRNLPLMVAPGCYVDSSVLSSGYGMICGTSMSAPHVSGAAALFFEKYREQFGSDPSPALVKAAFLPVAYDLAGHLDANGRVLGHPFDSKQGWGRLNLAAVLNPPDEVLYFDQEYVFTESGQTWTVEITLKKPADILRAMLAWCDAPGHGLGGTTPAWVNDLDLSIEIDGQTYYGNNFGDDGLSIPGGTPDDKNNTEGIFLGSLPAGTYTLTVTAANISADGVPNFGGDLDQDFAMVIYFGERLPPPPVFSYIFPLFINR